Genomic DNA from Halobaculum sp. MBLA0147:
GACGACCACGTCGTCGTCGAGGTGGTCGAACTCGTCGACGGTCTGTTCGGCCAGCGAGCGGACGCAGTCCTCGACGAACTTCGCGTCGGCGTGGGCGTTGTACGTCATGTGGTCCTCGTCCGGCCGCTTGGCGTAGTTGTAGATCCGCGCACTCATCGAGTCGCGGGCGATGTCGATGATGTCGAACAGGTCCACGTCCGGCGCGCCGGCGTCCTCGATCGTCAGCGTTGCGTGCCCACGCTGGGAGTGACCCGGCTGGGGCACCTCGTCGAGGAAGTCTTCGATCGTCTCTTCGTCGACGTCGAGGTCGCGCAGGTGCTCGCGAGCCCGAGCCTCCGACATCCCCTGCGAGCACGGACAGACGGTCATGCCGGTGACCTCGGCACCGATCTCCTCGCGGGTGCCGTCCTCGGTCGCGGTCGCCGAGGCGATGACCGTGGCGGTGCTCTGTGTCGGCCGTTCGCTGGCCGGCGTGTTCTCGTGGGTGACGAAGTCGGCGGTCATCTCCACCTCGGCGACGGAGGTGTAGTCGTGTTTGGCGATCAGCCGCTCGGCGGCGTCGCCACACACGTCCTCGATCCGGCCGGTCTCCCCCGAGACGGCCGCCTCGAGCACCTCGTCGATGACCTCCATGTTCCGACTCATGTCGATCCCCTTGCGACCGCTCGGCAGGTCCACGAAGACGGAGAACTCCGCCATGAAGATCCACGGCCGCTCGTCCTCGCGGTCGATCTTCACGAGCTTCTCCACGTCGGTGACGCCCACCTGACTGAGACCCACGGCTACGTCCGGCTGTGAGGCCTGTACGTCGGGCAGCTGGTGACTCACAATAGCTGTTACCACGGCGGGGAACGGATTAGTGCTTTCGAAACCCTCAGTCGGTACGCCGACCCACCGTGTCGCCGTCGCGACTCCTCGACGACCGCCCGTCGGTGCCGGACTCACACCACCCATCGCGGTGCTCGTCACCCCACTTCGACGTTCGTCGGAGACCGATCACAGCGCCTCGGAGTCGACCGACACGTCTAGGGTCACCTCACGCGAGTCTCCCTCCAAGTCCCGGACCGCACGACGGACGACGCGAGTCGCCTCCTCCTCGACGAGCCCGGTCAGCTTGTCGAGCACCCACCCGAACGAGACCGTCAGCGGGAGCGACACGGCGTCGGAGTCCGCCGAGTCGGGGTCGAACGCGACGAGCATCCGGACGCGACAGGCCGTCTCGGTGTCGGCCGGTGCGTCGGCGGGCGGATCGTCGTACGACTCGATCTCCCAACTCCCTCTGGCGTCGATGTCCCTCGTGATCGCCCAACTGATCCGTTCCGGTGGCGTCACGTCGGTCACCCGCGAGTGGGCGGTGTACGACAGCTTCCACCACGAGAACGACAGCGCGTACTCGGAGCCGGGGCCACCGTCGCCGCTCGTCCGGTCGACCGTGTCGAGGTACTCCGTGTACCGCTGGTACCGCGGGAAGTCCAGCAGGAACTCGTAGACGGCCTCCGGCGACGCGTACACGTCCGTCTCCA
This window encodes:
- the mptA gene encoding GTP cyclohydrolase MptA, which translates into the protein MSHQLPDVQASQPDVAVGLSQVGVTDVEKLVKIDREDERPWIFMAEFSVFVDLPSGRKGIDMSRNMEVIDEVLEAAVSGETGRIEDVCGDAAERLIAKHDYTSVAEVEMTADFVTHENTPASERPTQSTATVIASATATEDGTREEIGAEVTGMTVCPCSQGMSEARAREHLRDLDVDEETIEDFLDEVPQPGHSQRGHATLTIEDAGAPDVDLFDIIDIARDSMSARIYNYAKRPDEDHMTYNAHADAKFVEDCVRSLAEQTVDEFDHLDDDVVVHMRQSNDESIHQHNAHAEREVKLGRLREEMNGEHEGVNPNPDTDPLANGH
- a CDS encoding SRPBCC family protein, with amino-acid sequence MDRLVVETDVYASPEAVYEFLLDFPRYQRYTEYLDTVDRTSGDGGPGSEYALSFSWWKLSYTAHSRVTDVTPPERISWAITRDIDARGSWEIESYDDPPADAPADTETACRVRMLVAFDPDSADSDAVSLPLTVSFGWVLDKLTGLVEEEATRVVRRAVRDLEGDSREVTLDVSVDSEAL